Proteins encoded in a region of the Massilia sp. UMI-21 genome:
- a CDS encoding histidinol-phosphate transaminase has protein sequence MTSNLTPIDKLIENTIREDVRNIASYHVPDASGYIKLDAMENPYQLPQALRAELGQRLADAALNRYPVASYATLKHKICAGLGVPSGYDVLLGNGSDELISIMATAIARQDRRAVVMAPTPAFVMFARSAQFAGADFVGVPVKADFSLDLPAMLAAIERYRPALVFLAYPNNPTGNLFDAGDMAAIIRALGESGIAVVDEAYQPFAKKSFMGRLPEFPNLVVMRTLSKLGLAGIRLGYLSGDAKLLQEFEKVRPPYNVNVLTQVAAEFALDHLDVLDQQAEMLNAERSRLAAELAALPGVEVFPSAANFISMRVPDADKTCSELREGKVLIKNLGKMDKMLTNCIRVTVSTPEENTALLHALKASL, from the coding sequence ATGACATCGAACCTCACCCCGATCGACAAGCTGATCGAGAACACCATCCGCGAGGATGTCCGCAACATCGCCAGCTACCACGTGCCGGACGCGAGCGGCTACATCAAGCTCGACGCGATGGAGAACCCCTACCAGCTGCCGCAGGCGCTGCGCGCGGAGCTGGGCCAGCGCCTGGCCGACGCCGCGCTGAACCGCTATCCGGTGGCGTCCTACGCCACGCTCAAGCACAAGATCTGCGCCGGCCTGGGCGTCCCGTCCGGCTACGACGTCCTGCTCGGCAACGGCTCGGACGAGCTCATTTCGATCATGGCCACCGCCATCGCCCGGCAGGACCGACGCGCCGTCGTCATGGCGCCGACCCCGGCCTTCGTGATGTTCGCGCGTTCGGCCCAGTTCGCGGGTGCGGATTTCGTCGGCGTGCCGGTGAAAGCCGACTTCTCGCTCGACCTGCCGGCGATGCTGGCGGCGATCGAGCGCTACCGGCCTGCGCTGGTGTTCCTGGCCTACCCGAACAACCCGACCGGCAACCTGTTCGATGCCGGGGACATGGCGGCCATCATCCGCGCGCTGGGCGAATCCGGCATCGCGGTGGTCGACGAGGCCTACCAGCCGTTCGCCAAGAAGAGCTTCATGGGCCGCCTGCCGGAGTTCCCGAACCTGGTCGTGATGCGCACCCTGTCGAAGCTGGGCCTGGCCGGGATCCGCCTCGGCTACCTGTCGGGCGATGCGAAACTCTTGCAAGAGTTCGAGAAGGTGCGTCCGCCCTACAACGTCAACGTGCTCACCCAGGTGGCCGCCGAGTTCGCGCTCGACCACCTCGACGTGCTCGACCAGCAGGCCGAGATGCTGAACGCCGAACGCAGCCGCCTGGCCGCCGAACTGGCGGCGCTGCCAGGGGTCGAAGTGTTTCCATCGGCCGCGAATTTCATCTCGATGCGTGTGCCGGATGCCGACAAGACCTGTTCAGAACTTCGCGAGGGCAAGGTGCTGATCAAGAATTTGGGTAAAATGGACAAGATGCTGACCAATTGCATTCGTGTCACGGTCAGCACCCCCGAAGAAAACACCGCACTCCTGCATGCCCTGAAAGCATCCTTATAG
- a CDS encoding site-specific DNA-methyltransferase yields MSTWVDQVFCEDALSGMARIPDASIDLILTDPPYNLGKDYGNASDQQSVEAYLAWTEQWIDAALPKLKPNGSLYIFLTWRFAPEIFVMLKKRMTMMNEIIWDRRVPSMGGSVRSFSSVHDTIGFFVKRKDYYFDLDAVRIPYDAETKKARSRSIFIGAKWLEVGYNPKDVWSVSRLHREHPERADHPTQKPLEIIERMVKASCPAGGVVLDPFMGSGTTAVAARQAGRHFTGFELNPAYCDTIRARLAAPEVPVAGSKANKKRKSAARNAPLNEETA; encoded by the coding sequence ATGAGCACCTGGGTCGACCAGGTCTTCTGCGAGGACGCGCTGTCCGGGATGGCGCGCATCCCGGATGCTTCCATCGACCTGATCCTGACCGACCCGCCCTACAACCTCGGCAAGGACTACGGCAACGCCTCGGACCAGCAGAGCGTCGAGGCCTACCTGGCCTGGACCGAGCAGTGGATCGACGCCGCGCTGCCCAAGCTCAAGCCCAACGGCAGCCTGTACATCTTTCTCACCTGGCGCTTCGCGCCCGAGATCTTCGTCATGCTCAAGAAACGCATGACCATGATGAACGAGATCATCTGGGATCGCCGCGTGCCCTCGATGGGCGGCAGCGTGCGCAGCTTCTCGTCGGTGCACGACACCATCGGGTTTTTCGTCAAGCGCAAGGATTACTACTTCGACCTCGACGCCGTGCGCATTCCCTACGACGCCGAGACGAAAAAGGCGCGCTCGCGCTCGATCTTCATCGGCGCCAAGTGGCTGGAAGTGGGCTACAACCCGAAGGACGTGTGGAGCGTGTCGCGCCTGCACCGCGAGCATCCCGAGCGCGCCGATCACCCGACCCAGAAACCCCTCGAGATCATCGAACGCATGGTCAAGGCCTCCTGCCCGGCGGGCGGCGTCGTGCTCGACCCCTTCATGGGCAGTGGCACCACGGCCGTCGCCGCGCGCCAGGCCGGACGCCATTTCACCGGTTTCGAACTGAACCCCGCCTACTGCGACACCATCCGCGCGCGCCTGGCGGCGCCCGAAGTGCCGGTCGCCGGCAGCAAGGCCAATAAAAAACGCAAAAGCGCGGCCAGGAACGCGCCCCTGAACGAGGAAACCGCATGA